The proteins below are encoded in one region of bacterium:
- a CDS encoding TlyA family RNA methyltransferase: MAKSQRLDKLLVERNLAPSRERAQRLILAGRVSVNGQPATKAGVSYPTDAPIEVLEDLCPYVSRGGLKLAAALNAFGVSPEGRFCLDAGASTGGFTDVLLRRGARRVVCVDVGKGILDWSLRGDARVLVMEETNARHLTAQMVAAASGGEWPDLAVADLSFISLRKVLPAVREVLIPPGEMIVLIKPQFEVGKGKVGKGGIVRDAALHDEVLREFWDWAASAGYGPRGALASPLRGAKGNREFFLHLRPGDAPGERDAAIGGALAEVEEITSP; encoded by the coding sequence ATGGCGAAAAGCCAGCGTCTCGATAAACTCCTCGTTGAGCGGAATCTGGCGCCCAGCCGGGAGCGCGCCCAGCGGCTCATTCTCGCGGGCCGGGTGAGCGTGAACGGCCAGCCGGCCACCAAGGCGGGGGTCTCCTATCCCACCGATGCACCCATCGAAGTTCTCGAAGATCTCTGTCCCTATGTCAGCCGGGGCGGCCTGAAACTGGCGGCCGCCCTCAATGCCTTCGGGGTTTCGCCCGAGGGCCGGTTTTGTCTCGATGCGGGTGCCTCGACCGGGGGTTTCACGGATGTGCTTTTGCGGCGGGGCGCCCGCCGGGTGGTTTGCGTGGATGTGGGCAAGGGAATTCTCGACTGGTCGCTCCGCGGGGATGCGCGGGTTCTCGTGATGGAAGAAACCAACGCGCGGCACCTGACGGCCCAGATGGTGGCGGCCGCCTCGGGCGGGGAGTGGCCGGATCTCGCGGTGGCGGATCTCTCTTTCATCTCCCTCAGAAAGGTGCTTCCGGCCGTGCGGGAGGTGTTGATCCCGCCCGGGGAGATGATTGTCCTGATCAAGCCGCAATTCGAGGTGGGAAAGGGAAAGGTCGGGAAGGGGGGTATCGTGCGCGATGCCGCCCTTCACGATGAGGTTTTGCGGGAGTTTTGGGACTGGGCCGCGTCGGCGGGTTATGGCCCGAGGGGGGCGCTGGCGAGCCCCCTCCGGGGGGCGAAGGGAAACCGCGAGTTTTTTCTCCACCTGCGGCCGGGGGATGCGCCCGGCGAGCGGGATGCGGCCATCGGCGGGGCGCTGGCGGAGGTGGAGGAGATCACCTCGCCGTAA